A DNA window from Candidatus Polarisedimenticolia bacterium contains the following coding sequences:
- a CDS encoding protein-L-isoaspartate(D-aspartate) O-methyltransferase has product MSGRNLLSMILSAALPLLGCAPQSSRDEAAAARATMVTQQIAGRGIRDPRVLEAMRTVPRHRFVPESWADAAYSDQPLPIGFGQTISQPYIVALMTELAQPGPGDKALEIGTGSGYQAAVLARLVKQVVTIEIVEPLGREAAGRLAALGVDNVTVRIGDGYQGWKEEAPYDIILVTAAPEQVPQALLDQLAPGGRLVLPVGPAGGIQNLRVIGKALSGEVTTRELLPVRFVPMVPSP; this is encoded by the coding sequence ATGTCCGGAAGAAACCTGCTTTCGATGATCCTTTCGGCGGCGCTCCCCCTGCTGGGCTGCGCGCCGCAATCCTCCCGCGACGAGGCGGCCGCGGCGCGCGCGACGATGGTGACGCAACAGATCGCAGGCCGCGGGATCCGCGACCCGCGGGTCCTGGAAGCGATGCGCACCGTGCCGAGACACCGCTTCGTTCCCGAGTCCTGGGCCGACGCGGCCTACAGCGACCAGCCCCTGCCGATCGGCTTTGGGCAAACCATCTCCCAGCCTTACATCGTGGCGCTGATGACGGAGCTGGCGCAGCCGGGCCCCGGGGACAAAGCTCTGGAAATCGGCACCGGATCCGGTTACCAGGCGGCGGTCCTGGCGCGGCTGGTGAAGCAGGTCGTCACCATCGAGATCGTCGAGCCGCTCGGCCGCGAGGCCGCCGGCCGCCTCGCCGCGCTCGGCGTTGACAACGTCACGGTGCGGATCGGCGATGGCTACCAGGGATGGAAGGAAGAAGCCCCGTACGACATCATCCTGGTCACGGCGGCGCCCGAGCAGGTGCCGCAGGCTCTGCTGGATCAGCTGGCGCCCGGGGGAAGGCTGGTGCTGCCGGTCGGACCGGCCGGCGGCATCCAGAACCTGCGGGTCATCGGCAAGGCCTTGAGCGGAGAGGTGACCACTCGCGAGCTCCTGCCGGTGCGCTTCGTGCCGATGGTGCCCTCGCCCTGA
- a CDS encoding M28 family peptidase, with protein sequence MRRSVLLVILFLIALSIAPAQESSYSLPKKASLALNGLSAERMRADLKFLSSDLLEGRGTGQRGGELAASYIATQFELAGLKPGAPDGTYFQKVPLMGISTVAEGTSLKLEGPKGSVPLKYLDDYVAWSRTEEKVTDQSSDLIFVGYGIVAPEFQWDDYKGVDVKGKTLLMLVNDPPSTDTKLFGGPALTYYGRWTYKFEMGTRKEANGVILIHTTPSAGYGFNVVQNSWSKEQPFVGRAKGERVLSLESWITEAKAKELFTLAGKNLDEAREAAARRDFRPIPLGITVTSHIVSNVRPVETANVLGVLEGGDPQKKTEAVVFSAHYDHLGIGKEENGDKIFNGAVDNASGVSILLDLARVYAGAAEGGTRPPRSILFIAAAAEEGGLRGSQYYATHPTFPPGKIAANLNIDGIQVVGPALEYTFLGSEKTTLGPIISWAERQFGFKNVPDPEPGQGSYYRSDHFNFAKVGVPSVSIDQGDKFEGKDPALGKKIWEDYNENRYHRPSDEYDASWDFSGLVKLGRIAGSIGWVVASQPKLQSWKPGDEFLAAREASWRAGSQ encoded by the coding sequence ATGCGCCGGTCCGTGCTCCTCGTAATCCTGTTCTTGATCGCGCTCTCCATCGCGCCCGCCCAGGAGAGCAGCTATTCCCTGCCGAAGAAGGCCAGCCTGGCCCTCAACGGCCTGAGCGCCGAGCGAATGCGCGCGGATCTCAAGTTCCTCTCCTCGGATCTCCTGGAAGGGCGGGGGACCGGGCAGCGCGGCGGCGAGCTGGCCGCGAGCTACATCGCCACCCAGTTCGAGCTGGCCGGATTGAAGCCGGGAGCCCCCGACGGCACCTATTTCCAGAAGGTGCCGCTCATGGGGATCTCCACGGTGGCGGAAGGGACCAGCCTGAAGCTGGAGGGCCCCAAGGGCAGCGTCCCGCTGAAATACCTCGACGACTACGTCGCCTGGTCGCGCACGGAGGAGAAGGTGACCGACCAGAGCTCCGACCTGATCTTCGTCGGATACGGCATCGTGGCTCCGGAATTCCAGTGGGACGATTACAAGGGGGTCGACGTCAAGGGGAAGACGCTCCTGATGCTGGTCAACGACCCGCCTTCCACCGATACGAAGCTGTTCGGCGGACCGGCGCTGACCTACTACGGGCGATGGACCTACAAGTTCGAGATGGGGACCCGGAAGGAGGCCAACGGCGTCATTCTGATCCACACCACTCCCTCCGCCGGCTACGGCTTCAATGTGGTGCAGAACTCCTGGTCCAAGGAGCAGCCCTTCGTGGGCCGGGCGAAAGGGGAAAGGGTCCTCAGCCTGGAGTCCTGGATCACCGAGGCGAAGGCGAAAGAGCTGTTCACTCTCGCCGGCAAGAACCTGGATGAGGCGCGCGAGGCCGCGGCCCGCCGCGACTTCCGCCCCATTCCCCTCGGCATCACCGTGACGTCCCACATCGTGTCGAACGTTCGGCCCGTGGAGACCGCCAACGTGCTGGGCGTGCTGGAAGGGGGCGATCCTCAGAAGAAGACCGAGGCCGTCGTCTTCTCGGCCCACTACGATCATCTGGGAATCGGCAAGGAGGAGAACGGCGACAAGATCTTCAACGGCGCCGTCGACAACGCCTCGGGGGTTTCGATCCTGCTGGACCTGGCGCGCGTCTATGCCGGCGCGGCGGAGGGGGGCACGCGCCCACCGCGCTCCATCCTGTTCATCGCTGCCGCCGCCGAGGAAGGCGGACTGCGCGGCTCCCAGTACTACGCAACCCATCCGACCTTTCCGCCGGGGAAGATCGCGGCCAACCTGAACATCGACGGCATCCAGGTCGTCGGCCCGGCCCTCGAGTACACCTTCCTGGGGAGCGAGAAAACCACGCTCGGGCCGATCATCTCGTGGGCCGAGCGCCAGTTCGGCTTCAAGAACGTTCCCGATCCGGAGCCGGGCCAGGGCTCGTACTACCGCTCCGATCACTTCAATTTCGCGAAGGTGGGGGTCCCGTCCGTCTCGATCGACCAGGGGGACAAGTTCGAGGGGAAGGATCCCGCCTTGGGGAAGAAGATCTGGGAGGATTACAACGAGAACCGCTATCACCGGCCTTCGGACGAGTACGATGCGAGCTGGGACTTCTCCGGGCTGGTCAAGCTGGGGCGGATTGCCGGATCGATCGGCTGGGTGGTCGCCTCGCAGCCCAAGCTCCAAAGCTGGAAACCGGGCGATGAGTTCCTGGCCGCCCGTGAGGCGAGCTGGAGAGCCGGCTCGCAATAA
- a CDS encoding BON domain-containing protein, with product MRLDRILPIAALALALLLSLPAVLASPKDAGIAAEVRQALNQSSELRQSSRLGVRCEEGILTISGGAATLHLLDDARRIAASVPGVVDVVMMARVSRGQVSDTQIRYALNQALRELSGALRELKAQVGLGKVVLTGSAGTYGQKQEVEETVSKIRGIVAIVNRIEVSATSNAGGALGRHVERKIVEDLPVRPAKLDVRMQDGKALLRGRVPLFLYRMQAENAALSVPGVVQVENHLIVDPALVSVPSGQESP from the coding sequence ATGCGGCTGGACCGGATTCTTCCCATCGCGGCGCTCGCACTGGCTTTACTTCTGAGCCTTCCGGCGGTCCTGGCCTCCCCCAAAGACGCGGGCATCGCGGCCGAGGTCCGGCAGGCGCTCAACCAGTCCAGCGAGCTGAGGCAAAGCTCGCGTCTCGGGGTGCGCTGCGAGGAAGGAATCCTGACGATCTCGGGTGGTGCCGCGACGCTCCACTTGCTGGACGATGCGCGGCGGATCGCCGCTTCCGTTCCCGGGGTCGTGGACGTCGTCATGATGGCACGGGTGTCCCGCGGGCAGGTCTCCGACACCCAGATCCGCTACGCGCTGAACCAAGCTTTGAGAGAGCTGTCGGGCGCACTGCGCGAGCTCAAGGCGCAAGTCGGTTTGGGAAAGGTGGTGCTGACCGGGAGCGCCGGCACCTATGGGCAGAAGCAGGAGGTCGAGGAGACGGTGTCCAAGATCCGCGGCATCGTCGCGATCGTGAACCGGATCGAAGTGAGTGCTACCTCCAATGCCGGTGGGGCTCTGGGCCGCCACGTCGAGCGGAAAATCGTCGAGGACCTGCCGGTCCGGCCGGCGAAGCTCGATGTCCGGATGCAGGATGGTAAGGCGCTGCTGCGGGGACGGGTACCTCTCTTCCTTTACCGGATGCAGGCGGAAAATGCGGCCCTGTCGGTTCCCGGTGTTGTCCAGGTCGAAAATCACTTGATCGTGGATCCAGCGCTCGTGAGCGTCCCGTCAGGTCAAGAAAGTCCTTGA